Proteins encoded in a region of the candidate division WOR-3 bacterium genome:
- the rpsG gene encoding 30S ribosomal protein S7: MSRRRSAEQRPIAADPRYNSTFVTKFMNNLMWAGKKTTAQRIFYGALDLAQEQAKEDGYAVFQKAMNAVKPVLEVRPRRVGGATYQIPMEVRPKRRDALAIKWTITAARARNEHTMIQKLAAELLDASRNQGAAVKKKEDAHKMAESNRAFAHYRW, from the coding sequence ATGTCAAGACGACGCTCTGCCGAACAGCGGCCGATAGCCGCAGATCCGCGCTACAACTCGACCTTCGTAACCAAGTTCATGAACAACCTGATGTGGGCGGGCAAGAAGACCACAGCTCAGCGCATCTTCTACGGCGCGCTCGACCTTGCCCAAGAACAAGCCAAGGAAGACGGCTATGCCGTGTTCCAGAAGGCTATGAACGCCGTGAAGCCGGTGCTTGAAGTCCGGCCGCGCCGCGTCGGTGGCGCCACCTACCAGATACCGATGGAAGTCAGGCCCAAGCGGCGCGACGCTCTCGCTATCAAGTGGACCATCACGGCCGCCCGGGCCCGTAACGAGCACACGATGATTCAGAAGCTCGCCGCCGAGCTGCTCGACGCCAGCCGCAACCAGGGAGCGGCGGTCAAGAAAAAGGAAGACGCGCACAAGATGGCCGAGTCCAACCGCGCCTTCGCCCACTACCGCTGGTAG